The Trachemys scripta elegans isolate TJP31775 chromosome 6, CAS_Tse_1.0, whole genome shotgun sequence genome includes a window with the following:
- the LOC117878904 gene encoding RING finger protein 112-like isoform X2, translating to MAEQRLDLLVRDWYLSGAYGADAGQEYLGEITQDLEVSSEQPLVLEALWASGTRCYLLPHPGTQFTRSRAGTPDDIDEDFRQCLCEYVTSVVHSAGTHVRMDRARQVLTGAQLAARIKGVSRYWKTQRYDFSSPMKMAEAFAVMRQELNRRAVEATRREYDQLVQELDRDHQSMSSCLSVKPLEMQRRLEGKRQELLERCRGELRGKDPQKQAALEELKKELDKQMAEFLPRYEQRFKMAAMIEEENRKAVEASRRKYEQFVQQLDRGHQSMRRCLNVKPVEIQ from the exons CGCCTGGACCTGTTGGTGCGAGATTGGTACCTCTCGGGAGCCTACGGCGCGGACGCGGGACAGGAGTATCTTGGAGAAATCACACAG GACCTGGAGGTCTCTTCTGAGCAGCCCCTAGTGTTGGAAGCCCTGTGGGCGAGTGGCACCCGGTGCTACCTATTGCCCCACCCTGGCACTCAGTtcaccaggagcagggcagggacgcCAGATG ACATAGACGAGGATTTCCGGCAGTGCCTGTGTGAGTACGTCACCAGTGTGGTGCACTCAGCAGGGACACACGTCCGGATGGACCGAGCCAGGCAGGTGCTGACGGGGGCTCAGCTAGCTGCCAGGATCAAG GGCGTCTCCCGATATTGGAAGACCCAACGCTACGACTTCTCCTCACCCATGAAG atGGCTGAGGCGTTTGCAGTGATGAGACAGGAGTTAAACAGGAGAGCAGTAGAAGCCACCAGGAGGGAATATGATCAATTAGTGCAGGAGCTG GACCGTGACCACCAGAGCATGAGCAGCTGCCTGAGTGTGAAGCCCCTGGAGATGCAGCGACGCCTGGAGGGGAAAcgccaggagctgctggagcgctGCCGGGGGGAGCTGCGGGGCAAGGACCCCCAGAAACAGGCGGCCCTGGAGGAGCTGAAGAAGGAGCTGGACAAGCAGATGGCGGAGTTCCTGCCGCGATATGAACAGCGCTTTAAA ATGGCAGCGATGATAGAGGAGGAAAACAGAAAAGCAGTAGAAGCCTCCAGGAGGAAATATGAACAATTTGTGCAGCAGCTG GACCGTGGCCACCAGAGCATGCGCCGCTGCCTGAATGTGAAGCCTGTGGAAATACAGTGA
- the LOC117878904 gene encoding RING finger protein 112-like isoform X1, whose product MAEQRLDLLVRDWYLSGAYGADAGQEYLGEITQDLEVSSEQPLVLEALWASGTRCYLLPHPGTQFTRSRAGTPDDIDEDFRQCLCEYVTSVVHSAGTHVRMDRARQVLTGAQLAARIKGVSRYWKTQRYDFSSPMKMAEAFAVMRQELNRRAVEATRREYDQLVQELDRDHQSMSSCLSVKPLEMQRRLEGKRQELLERCRGELRGKDPQKQAALEELKKELDKQMAEFLPRYEQRFKMAAMIEEENRKAVEASRRKYEQFVQQLVSTEGLRVGSEGHRQSWGGGRGRDGIARGCGGSELKGLWVHDMVVPPVAGKH is encoded by the exons CGCCTGGACCTGTTGGTGCGAGATTGGTACCTCTCGGGAGCCTACGGCGCGGACGCGGGACAGGAGTATCTTGGAGAAATCACACAG GACCTGGAGGTCTCTTCTGAGCAGCCCCTAGTGTTGGAAGCCCTGTGGGCGAGTGGCACCCGGTGCTACCTATTGCCCCACCCTGGCACTCAGTtcaccaggagcagggcagggacgcCAGATG ACATAGACGAGGATTTCCGGCAGTGCCTGTGTGAGTACGTCACCAGTGTGGTGCACTCAGCAGGGACACACGTCCGGATGGACCGAGCCAGGCAGGTGCTGACGGGGGCTCAGCTAGCTGCCAGGATCAAG GGCGTCTCCCGATATTGGAAGACCCAACGCTACGACTTCTCCTCACCCATGAAG atGGCTGAGGCGTTTGCAGTGATGAGACAGGAGTTAAACAGGAGAGCAGTAGAAGCCACCAGGAGGGAATATGATCAATTAGTGCAGGAGCTG GACCGTGACCACCAGAGCATGAGCAGCTGCCTGAGTGTGAAGCCCCTGGAGATGCAGCGACGCCTGGAGGGGAAAcgccaggagctgctggagcgctGCCGGGGGGAGCTGCGGGGCAAGGACCCCCAGAAACAGGCGGCCCTGGAGGAGCTGAAGAAGGAGCTGGACAAGCAGATGGCGGAGTTCCTGCCGCGATATGAACAGCGCTTTAAA ATGGCAGCGATGATAGAGGAGGAAAACAGAAAAGCAGTAGAAGCCTCCAGGAGGAAATATGAACAATTTGTGCAGCAGCTGGTGAGCACAGaagggctgcgggtcgggagtgagggtcaccggcagagctgggggggggggaggggcagggatgggatagCACGGGGCTGTGGTGGGTCGGAGTTGAAGGGGTTGTGGGTGCATGACATGGTGGTGCCCCCTGTGGCTGGGAAACACTAG